Part of the Candidatus Tanganyikabacteria bacterium genome, CGACGCGGCGCGGGCATCCGACCGCGCGAACTCCCGGAGCGGACCCAGCCAGCGCGACAGGTCGCCCGGATCGCCGAACGCGGCGGCGGCCTCGGCCAGCCAGCGCCGGGGAAAGGGCATGGCACGGGCCTGCGCGAACAGGCGCAGGATGAACTGCCGCAACTCGCGATCGCCCCGCGCGCCGCCGTAACGATCCACCAGGTCGCCGAACCCCGCCGATCCGCCGGCGTAGTGGCGCTCGAGCAGGTCGTCGAGCACGTCTTCGGCCAGCAGGAGCGCCTCGTGCTCGGTGATGACCACGAAGCCGGGATCCAGCCCGCTGCGGCTGAAGAACCGGCGCAGGACCCGCTTGCAGAACGCGTGCAGCGTGGAAATCGGGGCGCGCGGGAGGAGGGCCAGTTGCCGCGCCAGGTGGGCGTCCCCGGGCCGATCGCCCAGAGCCTCCTCCAGGGCCTCGCCGATGCGCTGCCGCATCTGGGCGGCGGCGGCCTCGGTGAAGGTGACGACCAGGACGTCGTCGACGCCGTAGGGATCGCGCTCGCGCACGATGCGCGAGACTATTCGTTCGACCAGCACCGCGGTCTTTCCCGAACCGGCCGCGGCGCTCACCAGCACCGTCATACCGTCCACCTCGATGGCGCGGCGTTGCTCGGGCGTCCACTCCCTGGTCAAGACTCTCCTCCGGAGTCTTCCTCGCCGCCGGC contains:
- a CDS encoding UvrD-helicase domain-containing protein, with protein sequence MTREWTPEQRRAIEVDGMTVLVSAAAGSGKTAVLVERIVSRIVRERDPYGVDDVLVVTFTEAAAAQMRQRIGEALEEALGDRPGDAHLARQLALLPRAPISTLHAFCKRVLRRFFSRSGLDPGFVVITEHEALLLAEDVLDDLLERHYAGGSAGFGDLVDRYGGARGDRELRQFILRLFAQARAMPFPRRWLAEAAAAFGDPGDLSRWLGPLREFARSDARAAS